Proteins encoded together in one Ictidomys tridecemlineatus isolate mIctTri1 chromosome 3, mIctTri1.hap1, whole genome shotgun sequence window:
- the Sat2 gene encoding thialysine N-epsilon-acetyltransferase has product MASVRIREAKEGDCGDILRLIRELAEYEKLSDQVKISEEALRADGFGENPLYHCLVAEILPAPGELEEPCVVGYGLYYFIYSTWKGRSIYLEDIYVMPEYRGQGIGSKIIKTVAKVALDQGCSQFRLAVLDWNKTAMDLYKALGAQDLTEAEGWHSFCFKGEAMRELAGR; this is encoded by the exons ATGGCTTCTGTGCGGATCCGAGAGGCCAAGGAGGGAGACTGTGGAGACATCCTGAGGCTGATTCGG GAACTGGCTGAGTACGAGAAACTCTCGGATCAGGTGAAGATCAGTGAAGAAG CCCTGAGAGCAGATGGCTTTGGAGAGAATCCTCTCTATCACTGTTTGGTAGCAGAGATTCTTCCAGCACCTGGGGAATTAGAGG aACCCTGTGTGGTGGGTTATGGGCTCTACTACTTCATCTACAGCACATGGAAGGGACGCAGCATTTATCTGGAAGACATCTATGTGATGCCAGAATATCGGG GTCAGGGGATTGGTTCCAAAATAATCAAGACGGTGGCTAAG GTGGCCCTGGATCAAGGTTGCTCCCAGTTCCGCCTGGCAGTTCTGGACTGGAACAAGACGGCCATGGATTTGTACAAGGCCCTAGGAGCCCAAGATCTGACTGAAGCAGAGGGCTGGCACTCCTTCTGCTTTAAAGGAGAGGCAATGAGGGAGTTGGCAGGAAGGTGA
- the Shbg gene encoding sex hormone-binding globulin isoform X2, with protein sequence MESRGPLVTSHLLLLLVLLPLLLPSHTHQGWTLEHLLPTQVQKWNRVLSCRAQDPPARHLSSGLGQEPVAVMTFDLNKINKYGVHLSSGSSPLTLPCLHLSMFPYFCLPELHLFHLKGHTHMQSFLLHPIRTSSSFEFRTWDPEGVIFHGDTNAKDDWFMLGLRDGKPEIQLLNSLAQLTVGAGPRLDDGKWHQVKVKIEGDSVLLWVNGEEILRLRQVSGPLDSKPQSIMRIALGGLLFPTSNLRLPLVPALDGCLRRDTWLGQQAQSSSFPSTTFRSCDVELQPGLFFPPGTHAEFILQDIPQPHIEPLAFSLDLEFKLAAGSGHLLALGEPETPSWLSLHLQDQKVVLSSGAGPGLALPLVLGIPLQLKLSMSGVVLSQGQKTEVLVLPPLSLGPLLNLWTQPQGRLFLGALPGEDSSASFCLDGLWAQGQKLDMDRALNRSQDIWTHSCPQIPSNGTDNSH encoded by the exons ATGGAGAGCAGAGGCCCACTGGTCACCTCacatctgctgctgctgctagttttgctgccgctgctgctgccATCTCACACTCACCAGGGATGGACTCTGGAACACCTTCTTCCTACCCAGGTGCAGAAGTGGAACAGGGTTCTCAgctgt AGGGCCCAGGACCCTCCTGCTAGGCACCTCAGCAGTGGCCTAGGACAAGAGCCTGTAGCTGTAATGACCTTTGACCTCAACAAGATCAACAAGTATGGGGTTCACCTATCCTCTGGATCCAGCCCCCTGACCCTACCCTGTCTCCACCTTTCCATGTTTCCCTATTTCTGTCTCCCTGAACTCCACCTCTTCCACCTCAAAGGACACACCCATATGCAGTCTTTCCTTCTTCATCCTATCAGAACCTCCTCTTCCTTTGAATTTCGAACCTGGGATCCAGAGGGAGTGATTTTTCATGGGGATACTAATGCTAAGGATGATTGGTTCATGCTGGGGCTTCGGGATGGCAAACCTGAAATCCAACTGCTCAATTCCTTGGCCCAGCTTACAGTAGGTGCTGGACCTCGGCTGGATGATGGGAAATGGCACCAG GTGAAAGTGAAGATCGAAGGGGACTCAGTACTGCTGTGGGTGAATGGGGAAGAGATACTGCGCCTGAGACAGGTCTCTGGGCCCCTGGACAGCAAACCTCAGTCCATCATGAGGATTGCACTGGGAGGGCTGCTCTTCCCCACCTCCAACCTTCGGTTGCCG CTTGTCCCTGCACTGGATGGCTGCTTGCGCCGGGATACCTGGCTAGGCCAACAAGCCCAGTCCTCATCCTTTCCCTCCACGACCTTCAGAAGttgtgatgtggagttacaacCTGGGCTGTTCTTCCCTCCGGGGACCCATGCAGAATTCATTCTCCAAG ACATTCCTCAGCCTCACATAGAGCCCTTGGCCTTCTCTCTGGACTTGGAATTTAAGCTGGCGGCAGGCTCAGGCCATCTCCTTGCCCTTGGGGAACCAGAGACCCCTTCTTGGCTCAGTCTTCATCTCCAAGATCAA AAAGTAGTGCTGTCTtctggggcagggccagggctggctCTGCCCCTGGTTTTGGGAATCCCTCTTCAGTTGAAGCTGAGTATGTCGGGAGTGGTTTTGAGCCAGGGGCAGAAGACAGAGGTCCTTGTTCTGCCTCCTTTGAGCCTTGGCCCCCTCCTCAACCTTTGGACCCAACCTCAGGGAAGGCTCTTCCTAGGAGCTTTACCAG GAGAGGACTCTTCTGCTTCCTTTTGCTTGGATGGCCTTTGGGCACAAGGACAGAAACTGGACATGGACAGGGCCCTGAACAGAAGCCAGGACATCTGGACTCACAGCTGCCCCCAGATCCCAAGCAATGGCACTGATAACTCCCATTAA
- the Shbg gene encoding sex hormone-binding globulin isoform X4: protein MESRGPLVTSHLLLLLVLLPLLLPSHTHQGWTLEHLLPTQVQKWNRVLSCRAQDPPARHLSSGLGQEPVAVMTFDLNKINKTSSSFEFRTWDPEGVIFHGDTNAKDDWFMLGLRDGKPEIQLLNSLAQLTVGAGPRLDDGKWHQVKVKIEGDSVLLWVNGEEILRLRQVSGPLDSKPQSIMRIALGGLLFPTSNLRLPLVPALDGCLRRDTWLGQQAQSSSFPSTTFRSCDVELQPGLFFPPGTHAEFILQDIPQPHIEPLAFSLDLEFKLAAGSGHLLALGEPETPSWLSLHLQDQKVVLSSGAGPGLALPLVLGIPLQLKLSMSGVVLSQGQKTEVLVLPPLSLGPLLNLWTQPQGRLFLGALPGEDSSASFCLDGLWAQGQKLDMDRALNRSQDIWTHSCPQIPSNGTDNSH from the exons ATGGAGAGCAGAGGCCCACTGGTCACCTCacatctgctgctgctgctagttttgctgccgctgctgctgccATCTCACACTCACCAGGGATGGACTCTGGAACACCTTCTTCCTACCCAGGTGCAGAAGTGGAACAGGGTTCTCAgctgt AGGGCCCAGGACCCTCCTGCTAGGCACCTCAGCAGTGGCCTAGGACAAGAGCCTGTAGCTGTAATGACCTTTGACCTCAACAAGATCAACAA AACCTCCTCTTCCTTTGAATTTCGAACCTGGGATCCAGAGGGAGTGATTTTTCATGGGGATACTAATGCTAAGGATGATTGGTTCATGCTGGGGCTTCGGGATGGCAAACCTGAAATCCAACTGCTCAATTCCTTGGCCCAGCTTACAGTAGGTGCTGGACCTCGGCTGGATGATGGGAAATGGCACCAG GTGAAAGTGAAGATCGAAGGGGACTCAGTACTGCTGTGGGTGAATGGGGAAGAGATACTGCGCCTGAGACAGGTCTCTGGGCCCCTGGACAGCAAACCTCAGTCCATCATGAGGATTGCACTGGGAGGGCTGCTCTTCCCCACCTCCAACCTTCGGTTGCCG CTTGTCCCTGCACTGGATGGCTGCTTGCGCCGGGATACCTGGCTAGGCCAACAAGCCCAGTCCTCATCCTTTCCCTCCACGACCTTCAGAAGttgtgatgtggagttacaacCTGGGCTGTTCTTCCCTCCGGGGACCCATGCAGAATTCATTCTCCAAG ACATTCCTCAGCCTCACATAGAGCCCTTGGCCTTCTCTCTGGACTTGGAATTTAAGCTGGCGGCAGGCTCAGGCCATCTCCTTGCCCTTGGGGAACCAGAGACCCCTTCTTGGCTCAGTCTTCATCTCCAAGATCAA AAAGTAGTGCTGTCTtctggggcagggccagggctggctCTGCCCCTGGTTTTGGGAATCCCTCTTCAGTTGAAGCTGAGTATGTCGGGAGTGGTTTTGAGCCAGGGGCAGAAGACAGAGGTCCTTGTTCTGCCTCCTTTGAGCCTTGGCCCCCTCCTCAACCTTTGGACCCAACCTCAGGGAAGGCTCTTCCTAGGAGCTTTACCAG GAGAGGACTCTTCTGCTTCCTTTTGCTTGGATGGCCTTTGGGCACAAGGACAGAAACTGGACATGGACAGGGCCCTGAACAGAAGCCAGGACATCTGGACTCACAGCTGCCCCCAGATCCCAAGCAATGGCACTGATAACTCCCATTAA
- the Shbg gene encoding sex hormone-binding globulin isoform X1, producing MESRGPLVTSHLLLLLVLLPLLLPSHTHQGWTLEHLLPTQRAQDPPARHLSSGLGQEPVAVMTFDLNKINKYGVHLSSGSSPLTLPCLHLSMFPYFCLPELHLFHLKGHTHMQSFLLHPIRTSSSFEFRTWDPEGVIFHGDTNAKDDWFMLGLRDGKPEIQLLNSLAQLTVGAGPRLDDGKWHQVKVKIEGDSVLLWVNGEEILRLRQVSGPLDSKPQSIMRIALGGLLFPTSNLRLPLVPALDGCLRRDTWLGQQAQSSSFPSTTFRSCDVELQPGLFFPPGTHAEFILQDIPQPHIEPLAFSLDLEFKLAAGSGHLLALGEPETPSWLSLHLQDQKVVLSSGAGPGLALPLVLGIPLQLKLSMSGVVLSQGQKTEVLVLPPLSLGPLLNLWTQPQGRLFLGALPGEDSSASFCLDGLWAQGQKLDMDRALNRSQDIWTHSCPQIPSNGTDNSH from the exons ATGGAGAGCAGAGGCCCACTGGTCACCTCacatctgctgctgctgctagttttgctgccgctgctgctgccATCTCACACTCACCAGGGATGGACTCTGGAACACCTTCTTCCTACCCAG AGGGCCCAGGACCCTCCTGCTAGGCACCTCAGCAGTGGCCTAGGACAAGAGCCTGTAGCTGTAATGACCTTTGACCTCAACAAGATCAACAAGTATGGGGTTCACCTATCCTCTGGATCCAGCCCCCTGACCCTACCCTGTCTCCACCTTTCCATGTTTCCCTATTTCTGTCTCCCTGAACTCCACCTCTTCCACCTCAAAGGACACACCCATATGCAGTCTTTCCTTCTTCATCCTATCAGAACCTCCTCTTCCTTTGAATTTCGAACCTGGGATCCAGAGGGAGTGATTTTTCATGGGGATACTAATGCTAAGGATGATTGGTTCATGCTGGGGCTTCGGGATGGCAAACCTGAAATCCAACTGCTCAATTCCTTGGCCCAGCTTACAGTAGGTGCTGGACCTCGGCTGGATGATGGGAAATGGCACCAG GTGAAAGTGAAGATCGAAGGGGACTCAGTACTGCTGTGGGTGAATGGGGAAGAGATACTGCGCCTGAGACAGGTCTCTGGGCCCCTGGACAGCAAACCTCAGTCCATCATGAGGATTGCACTGGGAGGGCTGCTCTTCCCCACCTCCAACCTTCGGTTGCCG CTTGTCCCTGCACTGGATGGCTGCTTGCGCCGGGATACCTGGCTAGGCCAACAAGCCCAGTCCTCATCCTTTCCCTCCACGACCTTCAGAAGttgtgatgtggagttacaacCTGGGCTGTTCTTCCCTCCGGGGACCCATGCAGAATTCATTCTCCAAG ACATTCCTCAGCCTCACATAGAGCCCTTGGCCTTCTCTCTGGACTTGGAATTTAAGCTGGCGGCAGGCTCAGGCCATCTCCTTGCCCTTGGGGAACCAGAGACCCCTTCTTGGCTCAGTCTTCATCTCCAAGATCAA AAAGTAGTGCTGTCTtctggggcagggccagggctggctCTGCCCCTGGTTTTGGGAATCCCTCTTCAGTTGAAGCTGAGTATGTCGGGAGTGGTTTTGAGCCAGGGGCAGAAGACAGAGGTCCTTGTTCTGCCTCCTTTGAGCCTTGGCCCCCTCCTCAACCTTTGGACCCAACCTCAGGGAAGGCTCTTCCTAGGAGCTTTACCAG GAGAGGACTCTTCTGCTTCCTTTTGCTTGGATGGCCTTTGGGCACAAGGACAGAAACTGGACATGGACAGGGCCCTGAACAGAAGCCAGGACATCTGGACTCACAGCTGCCCCCAGATCCCAAGCAATGGCACTGATAACTCCCATTAA
- the Shbg gene encoding sex hormone-binding globulin isoform X5, with the protein MESRGPLVTSHLLLLLVLLPLLLPSHTHQGWTLEHLLPTQRAQDPPARHLSSGLGQEPVAVMTFDLNKINKTSSSFEFRTWDPEGVIFHGDTNAKDDWFMLGLRDGKPEIQLLNSLAQLTVGAGPRLDDGKWHQVKVKIEGDSVLLWVNGEEILRLRQVSGPLDSKPQSIMRIALGGLLFPTSNLRLPLVPALDGCLRRDTWLGQQAQSSSFPSTTFRSCDVELQPGLFFPPGTHAEFILQDIPQPHIEPLAFSLDLEFKLAAGSGHLLALGEPETPSWLSLHLQDQKVVLSSGAGPGLALPLVLGIPLQLKLSMSGVVLSQGQKTEVLVLPPLSLGPLLNLWTQPQGRLFLGALPGEDSSASFCLDGLWAQGQKLDMDRALNRSQDIWTHSCPQIPSNGTDNSH; encoded by the exons ATGGAGAGCAGAGGCCCACTGGTCACCTCacatctgctgctgctgctagttttgctgccgctgctgctgccATCTCACACTCACCAGGGATGGACTCTGGAACACCTTCTTCCTACCCAG AGGGCCCAGGACCCTCCTGCTAGGCACCTCAGCAGTGGCCTAGGACAAGAGCCTGTAGCTGTAATGACCTTTGACCTCAACAAGATCAACAA AACCTCCTCTTCCTTTGAATTTCGAACCTGGGATCCAGAGGGAGTGATTTTTCATGGGGATACTAATGCTAAGGATGATTGGTTCATGCTGGGGCTTCGGGATGGCAAACCTGAAATCCAACTGCTCAATTCCTTGGCCCAGCTTACAGTAGGTGCTGGACCTCGGCTGGATGATGGGAAATGGCACCAG GTGAAAGTGAAGATCGAAGGGGACTCAGTACTGCTGTGGGTGAATGGGGAAGAGATACTGCGCCTGAGACAGGTCTCTGGGCCCCTGGACAGCAAACCTCAGTCCATCATGAGGATTGCACTGGGAGGGCTGCTCTTCCCCACCTCCAACCTTCGGTTGCCG CTTGTCCCTGCACTGGATGGCTGCTTGCGCCGGGATACCTGGCTAGGCCAACAAGCCCAGTCCTCATCCTTTCCCTCCACGACCTTCAGAAGttgtgatgtggagttacaacCTGGGCTGTTCTTCCCTCCGGGGACCCATGCAGAATTCATTCTCCAAG ACATTCCTCAGCCTCACATAGAGCCCTTGGCCTTCTCTCTGGACTTGGAATTTAAGCTGGCGGCAGGCTCAGGCCATCTCCTTGCCCTTGGGGAACCAGAGACCCCTTCTTGGCTCAGTCTTCATCTCCAAGATCAA AAAGTAGTGCTGTCTtctggggcagggccagggctggctCTGCCCCTGGTTTTGGGAATCCCTCTTCAGTTGAAGCTGAGTATGTCGGGAGTGGTTTTGAGCCAGGGGCAGAAGACAGAGGTCCTTGTTCTGCCTCCTTTGAGCCTTGGCCCCCTCCTCAACCTTTGGACCCAACCTCAGGGAAGGCTCTTCCTAGGAGCTTTACCAG GAGAGGACTCTTCTGCTTCCTTTTGCTTGGATGGCCTTTGGGCACAAGGACAGAAACTGGACATGGACAGGGCCCTGAACAGAAGCCAGGACATCTGGACTCACAGCTGCCCCCAGATCCCAAGCAATGGCACTGATAACTCCCATTAA
- the Shbg gene encoding sex hormone-binding globulin isoform X3, translated as MESRGPLVTSHLLLLLVLLPLLLPSHTHQGWTLEHLLPTQVQKWNRVLSCRAQDPPARHLSSGLGQEPVAVMTFDLNKINKYGVHLSSGSSPLTLPCLHLSMFPYFCLPELHLFHLKGHTHMQSFLLHPIRTSSSFEFRTWDPEGVIFHGDTNAKDDWFMLGLRDGKPEIQLLNSLAQLTVGAGPRLDDGKWHQVKVKIEGDSVLLWVNGEEILRLRQLVPALDGCLRRDTWLGQQAQSSSFPSTTFRSCDVELQPGLFFPPGTHAEFILQDIPQPHIEPLAFSLDLEFKLAAGSGHLLALGEPETPSWLSLHLQDQKVVLSSGAGPGLALPLVLGIPLQLKLSMSGVVLSQGQKTEVLVLPPLSLGPLLNLWTQPQGRLFLGALPGEDSSASFCLDGLWAQGQKLDMDRALNRSQDIWTHSCPQIPSNGTDNSH; from the exons ATGGAGAGCAGAGGCCCACTGGTCACCTCacatctgctgctgctgctagttttgctgccgctgctgctgccATCTCACACTCACCAGGGATGGACTCTGGAACACCTTCTTCCTACCCAGGTGCAGAAGTGGAACAGGGTTCTCAgctgt AGGGCCCAGGACCCTCCTGCTAGGCACCTCAGCAGTGGCCTAGGACAAGAGCCTGTAGCTGTAATGACCTTTGACCTCAACAAGATCAACAAGTATGGGGTTCACCTATCCTCTGGATCCAGCCCCCTGACCCTACCCTGTCTCCACCTTTCCATGTTTCCCTATTTCTGTCTCCCTGAACTCCACCTCTTCCACCTCAAAGGACACACCCATATGCAGTCTTTCCTTCTTCATCCTATCAGAACCTCCTCTTCCTTTGAATTTCGAACCTGGGATCCAGAGGGAGTGATTTTTCATGGGGATACTAATGCTAAGGATGATTGGTTCATGCTGGGGCTTCGGGATGGCAAACCTGAAATCCAACTGCTCAATTCCTTGGCCCAGCTTACAGTAGGTGCTGGACCTCGGCTGGATGATGGGAAATGGCACCAG GTGAAAGTGAAGATCGAAGGGGACTCAGTACTGCTGTGGGTGAATGGGGAAGAGATACTGCGCCTGAGACAG CTTGTCCCTGCACTGGATGGCTGCTTGCGCCGGGATACCTGGCTAGGCCAACAAGCCCAGTCCTCATCCTTTCCCTCCACGACCTTCAGAAGttgtgatgtggagttacaacCTGGGCTGTTCTTCCCTCCGGGGACCCATGCAGAATTCATTCTCCAAG ACATTCCTCAGCCTCACATAGAGCCCTTGGCCTTCTCTCTGGACTTGGAATTTAAGCTGGCGGCAGGCTCAGGCCATCTCCTTGCCCTTGGGGAACCAGAGACCCCTTCTTGGCTCAGTCTTCATCTCCAAGATCAA AAAGTAGTGCTGTCTtctggggcagggccagggctggctCTGCCCCTGGTTTTGGGAATCCCTCTTCAGTTGAAGCTGAGTATGTCGGGAGTGGTTTTGAGCCAGGGGCAGAAGACAGAGGTCCTTGTTCTGCCTCCTTTGAGCCTTGGCCCCCTCCTCAACCTTTGGACCCAACCTCAGGGAAGGCTCTTCCTAGGAGCTTTACCAG GAGAGGACTCTTCTGCTTCCTTTTGCTTGGATGGCCTTTGGGCACAAGGACAGAAACTGGACATGGACAGGGCCCTGAACAGAAGCCAGGACATCTGGACTCACAGCTGCCCCCAGATCCCAAGCAATGGCACTGATAACTCCCATTAA